The segment TTTCAGCGCCCAAGATATGGCCGGTGAGGTAGCGGTGGAGGGTCCTGCGGCGGCGACAGAAGTAGGCGATTCCATTGAGCAGTCCCATATGTTGGAGAGAAAATGGACCTTTTGGTTCGATAACCAGTCGAGGCCGAAGCAAGGTGCTGAATGGGGCAGCTCTCTGCGCAAGGTCTATACCTTCGACACTGTTGAAGAATTTTGGTGGTACGTCCTTCGATCCCTCTCTTTGCCAATGATTAAACTGGTTCTGTTTTCAGTTTTCTTTGAACGTTGAGCTACGattttgttcatattctttttcttcgatTTGTGATTCCGGGCTTTTGTACAGTTTTTACGATCAGATATTGAAGCCGAGCAAGTTGCCGGCTAATGCAGATTTTCACTTGTTCAAAGCTGGAGTTGAACCGAAATGGGAAGATCCTGAGTGTGCTAATGGAGGAAAATGGACTGTCACGAGCAGTAGAAAGACTAACCTCGATACCATGTGGCTGGAAACGGTATACAAAGACTAACCTAATTTCATTGCTGGTTGCATGAATTTGTGGTAATTTCTTGCTTTAATTTGGTCTAAAATTTCATGTCCTTCGTTAGTTGATGGCATTGATTGGGGAACAATTTGAGGAGTCTGATGAGATCTGTGGCGTAGTTGCCAGTGTGCGCCAGAGGCAGGACAAGCTTGCACTGTGGACCAAGACAGCAACAAATGAGGCTGCTCAGGTTAGTCGTTGTTAGTTTTGTAGCTACATTGTAGCGAGACCGTGTCATGGCCAAGATTATTTCGATTTCTCAGCGTACCGTTTGTTCACTATGATCTTGCCAACTATGATCCTTATCTTATATCAGCTCATGAATCTCTGAGAGATGTCCTCTGTTCTCTGCTTATACGaaaattatagtttttgtTGTGAATCTTATGATGTGTGTGGATTACCGGTTGTGTTTTGCTCCTATTGTTTGCTTA is part of the Cucurbita pepo subsp. pepo cultivar mu-cu-16 chromosome LG12, ASM280686v2, whole genome shotgun sequence genome and harbors:
- the LOC111806761 gene encoding eukaryotic translation initiation factor-like produces the protein MAGEVAVEGPAAATEVGDSIEQSHMLERKWTFWFDNQSRPKQGAEWGSSLRKVYTFDTVEEFWCFYDQILKPSKLPANADFHLFKAGVEPKWEDPECANGGKWTVTSSRKTNLDTMWLETLMALIGEQFEESDEICGVVASVRQRQDKLALWTKTATNEAAQMSIGRKWKEIIDVTDKISFSFHEDLRREKSAKSSRYSV